In Chryseobacterium camelliae, one DNA window encodes the following:
- a CDS encoding type VI secretion system Vgr family protein has product MNEASKMTDPILTEDRIWSQQPTSKIHNAVAIAESQILGINRVVRLEIVIEGKIISHFKHFKLRQSAVKHHEFDLMLAYDSLGKPENHNLEEAQNFLGKRITVIFRYKDLESSPERSFVGVITEVGFSQEKGSLGNIVLSGFSPTVLLDAAPHIQSFGGKHEVSLNSIADQVIKEGLGQSKFDYRVDAQHGNVPYSSQYEETHYNYLARIAEAYGEQFYYDGEVLHFGKLPPQEKPVKLVYGSSVADIKIKMKAQHVNPTFYGYNSSKNEKLTTGSSKINHTSDIAKRAYEISEKIFTTPSLRVAPIKAVSFMDIDASQKGTAGSKASDVFVTTGSTTVPFLYPGCIADVEMRKTGSNETAYFTKLMIIATEHEVDSRGYYTGTFEAIASDTGYIPRPEFEVPRAEPQFAKVISNTDPLNQGRVQVQFDWQNGSSATEFIRVMTPDGGSSEKVSKNRGFMAIPEVGDQVIVNFVHQHPDRPFVMGGMFHGQVGAGGGTGNNIKSLSTRSGNKLELNDGEGSVFLTDQGGAHMKFDGAGNVIYNANNDSTKTIGNNKTDKVGNNKKLEVGCDHIADVGNTHKVSVGGENSVFKMDNNGVIDLTGVKKITLKVGSSEIIITGTKITVKSTEVEIKGSGSSRALFNDNTTIEGSQIIEN; this is encoded by the coding sequence ATGAATGAGGCTTCAAAGATGACAGATCCTATACTGACAGAAGACAGGATCTGGTCTCAGCAGCCCACCTCCAAAATTCATAATGCCGTTGCCATCGCAGAAAGCCAGATATTGGGAATCAACCGTGTAGTCAGGCTGGAAATTGTTATTGAAGGTAAAATAATCAGTCATTTTAAACACTTCAAACTCAGGCAGAGTGCTGTAAAACATCATGAATTTGATCTGATGCTTGCTTATGACAGCCTTGGTAAGCCTGAAAACCATAATCTGGAAGAAGCTCAGAATTTTTTAGGCAAAAGGATCACCGTTATCTTTAGGTATAAAGACCTTGAAAGCAGTCCTGAAAGAAGTTTTGTAGGTGTAATTACCGAAGTGGGTTTCAGTCAGGAAAAAGGCAGCCTGGGAAATATCGTTCTCAGTGGATTCAGTCCTACGGTTCTTCTGGATGCAGCACCCCACATCCAGAGTTTTGGAGGGAAACATGAAGTCAGCCTGAACAGCATTGCAGACCAGGTCATCAAAGAAGGACTTGGACAGAGTAAATTCGATTACCGGGTAGATGCACAGCATGGAAATGTGCCCTACAGCTCCCAATATGAAGAAACGCACTATAACTATTTAGCAAGAATTGCAGAAGCATACGGGGAACAGTTTTACTATGACGGTGAAGTGCTTCATTTCGGGAAGTTGCCTCCGCAGGAAAAGCCCGTTAAGCTGGTATATGGAAGCAGTGTGGCCGACATCAAAATAAAAATGAAGGCACAGCACGTAAACCCTACATTTTACGGCTACAACAGCAGCAAAAATGAGAAGCTGACTACCGGAAGTTCAAAAATCAATCATACTTCAGATATTGCCAAACGAGCATACGAAATTTCCGAAAAGATATTTACCACGCCATCCCTGAGGGTGGCTCCGATAAAAGCTGTATCCTTTATGGATATTGATGCTTCCCAGAAAGGGACTGCCGGGAGCAAAGCTTCAGATGTATTTGTAACCACAGGGAGTACTACGGTGCCTTTCCTGTATCCGGGATGCATTGCCGATGTAGAAATGCGTAAAACAGGTAGCAATGAAACAGCTTATTTTACCAAACTCATGATTATTGCCACAGAGCATGAAGTGGATTCCCGAGGATATTACACCGGAACTTTTGAAGCCATAGCGTCAGATACCGGATACATTCCCCGCCCGGAATTCGAGGTGCCCAGAGCTGAGCCACAGTTTGCAAAAGTTATTTCCAATACGGATCCCTTAAATCAGGGCCGTGTGCAGGTACAGTTTGACTGGCAGAATGGATCTTCGGCCACAGAATTTATCAGGGTAATGACTCCTGATGGGGGAAGCAGTGAAAAAGTGAGCAAAAACCGGGGTTTTATGGCCATTCCTGAAGTCGGGGACCAGGTTATCGTCAATTTCGTCCATCAGCATCCGGACCGTCCTTTTGTGATGGGAGGAATGTTCCATGGGCAGGTCGGCGCTGGCGGCGGTACCGGAAACAACATCAAAAGCCTCAGCACCCGCAGCGGAAATAAACTGGAGCTGAATGATGGCGAAGGGTCAGTATTCTTAACAGATCAGGGCGGTGCGCACATGAAGTTTGATGGTGCAGGAAACGTTATTTATAATGCTAATAATGACAGCACTAAAACCATAGGTAATAATAAAACTGATAAAGTAGGTAATAATAAAAAGCTCGAAGTAGGTTGTGATCATATTGCAGATGTGGGAAATACACATAAGGTTTCAGTAGGAGGTGAGAACAGTGTGTTTAAAATGGATAATAATGGAGTAATTGATTTAACCGGAGTTAAAAAAATAACCCTTAAAGTAGGCAGTAGTGAAATTATTATAACAGGAACTAAGATTACAGTTAAA
- the tssD gene encoding type VI secretion system tube protein TssD has protein sequence MASNSRGILKFNGGEGQKLLKLNYSVSRSTDVSGRVASDPSNAIIKLSVEATEQSDILESLLNGKYKPTSGEITFNKSHEEGTLITLNWENGYVIQHEVDFDAIDTNNMLISFVVSAEKITYGNSDYNGVWPGSGPN, from the coding sequence ATGGCAAGCAATTCAAGAGGAATCTTAAAATTCAACGGAGGAGAAGGGCAGAAATTATTAAAACTGAACTACAGTGTTTCCAGATCAACGGATGTATCCGGACGAGTAGCATCAGATCCTTCCAATGCAATCATTAAATTATCCGTAGAGGCTACAGAGCAGTCAGATATTCTGGAAAGCTTGCTGAACGGAAAATACAAACCTACTTCCGGGGAAATCACATTCAACAAATCCCATGAAGAAGGCACCCTGATCACCCTGAACTGGGAAAACGGATATGTGATCCAGCACGAAGTGGACTTCGACGCTATTGATACCAACAATATGCTGATTAGCTTCGTAGTAAGCGCAGAGAAAATCACATATGGAAATTCTGATTACAATGGAGTATGGCCAGGATCAGGACCCAACTAA
- a CDS encoding DUF2931 family protein: MNKKDMPLPSYNVQISHPWNNYLVTPVQDEIITLEGIPAHLPYGSSSGTWGDSGKGFTEQGGTPIGADIVYFSNYEDTFYHLKADFPEEKIQDLVQRAYANDESKSSDKPLKEFINIRDEPDYNEQYNKFGMSYYKFGTLVFGFAPKGMVVVWFRFGYVEIQLGEFQAEVVKDDRKYADLMFSKISQTRQEIKAKMFIPDASPAEWKNYQKKYSWAPYISSENKGLRVFRLQSEYYNGEKEIMLRPWVTKPALKERAVPKEIAFFWETGKGQAFEGRAFFSWEKVNEQFSKAGKDFKMDIRIAPDNSSFQVMINQQPVQTDSTRIYQSDFTFKESYR, translated from the coding sequence ATGAATAAGAAAGATATGCCTTTGCCGAGTTATAACGTGCAGATTTCGCATCCATGGAATAATTATCTGGTGACTCCGGTGCAAGATGAGATCATTACGCTGGAGGGTATTCCTGCCCATTTGCCGTATGGCAGCTCATCGGGAACATGGGGCGATTCCGGGAAAGGATTTACCGAGCAGGGCGGAACACCGATTGGGGCTGATATCGTTTATTTCTCTAATTATGAGGATACGTTCTATCATCTTAAGGCAGATTTTCCTGAAGAGAAGATTCAGGATCTTGTTCAGAGAGCTTACGCCAATGACGAATCAAAATCCTCTGATAAGCCTTTAAAGGAATTTATCAACATAAGAGATGAGCCTGATTATAATGAACAATACAACAAGTTCGGAATGTCTTATTATAAATTCGGGACCCTCGTTTTCGGTTTTGCTCCGAAAGGAATGGTTGTGGTGTGGTTCCGTTTCGGGTATGTTGAAATACAGTTAGGAGAGTTTCAGGCTGAGGTGGTAAAGGATGACCGGAAATATGCAGACCTGATGTTTTCTAAAATATCTCAGACCAGGCAGGAAATCAAAGCAAAAATGTTTATTCCTGATGCCTCACCGGCAGAATGGAAAAACTATCAGAAAAAATATTCGTGGGCCCCTTACATCAGTTCGGAAAATAAAGGGCTAAGAGTTTTCAGGTTGCAGTCCGAATACTATAATGGGGAAAAAGAAATTATGCTTCGTCCCTGGGTAACAAAGCCTGCACTTAAAGAGCGGGCTGTTCCAAAAGAAATTGCTTTTTTCTGGGAAACCGGAAAAGGGCAGGCATTTGAAGGACGTGCTTTTTTCAGTTGGGAGAAGGTAAACGAACAGTTCAGCAAAGCAGGTAAAGATTTTAAAATGGATATCAGGATAGCACCGGATAACAGCAGTTTTCAGGTAATGATTAATCAGCAGCCTGTTCAGACAGACAGTACAAGGATTTACCAAAGCGATTTTACTTTTAAGGAATCCTACCGTTAA
- a CDS encoding T6SS phospholipase effector Tle1-like catalytic domain-containing protein — MSIEYIVEGKVTTQTGGDYRTYAKEGISHNSAETVEQKGTESGVSYNKAQRINPADKPVNTIDVSLNLFFDGTLNNKTNTQAGSRQAAPEGSYANDFSNVAKGYDAIDPNAQNQVSYYIEGIGTVDMKSDGDTFGYPIRGAGMGMYERGVKAKATKGCVKGAEAIQLKFSGKTIDVLTVNVYGFSRGAAAARNFLHIASSTAKSEALTDKQIIVYPPTYYEKSDAEPMPSQYLIINEPDSPLLKYGYFGACLLSKNLKIKNIRFNFVGLYDTVASYGVNHKGTSIFGFSIVDDDSKQLGLNAVRNASFVLQLASAEEYRDNFSLTNIDSAGIRGLQLTLPGVHSDIGGGYVDNAEEKVLLYEEINNRTECDRFRDILIEEGWFQPSEISVESGIVPGKATIIKYKLWGKRNVSNEYGKVSLHHMFHYSKNFDVQYDENLVSRQKINDPFIQGISNKLTSGYIVECNNLRNRYVSDYNANKNPSAGQYIAESGRYSYLNSNIDVQDLKKLRNHYLHWSANLDAIGMGPRISGARPLAERKRYILNG, encoded by the coding sequence ATGAGCATCGAGTATATTGTAGAAGGTAAAGTCACCACACAGACAGGAGGCGATTACCGTACGTACGCTAAAGAAGGCATTAGTCATAACAGTGCTGAAACTGTGGAACAGAAAGGGACGGAATCAGGGGTCAGCTATAATAAAGCCCAGCGGATTAACCCAGCGGATAAGCCTGTGAACACTATAGATGTCAGTCTGAACCTGTTTTTTGACGGAACCCTTAATAATAAAACCAATACCCAGGCAGGAAGCCGTCAGGCTGCTCCCGAAGGAAGTTATGCCAATGATTTCAGCAATGTGGCCAAAGGTTATGATGCAATTGATCCCAACGCACAGAACCAGGTATCTTATTATATTGAAGGAATCGGAACGGTAGATATGAAGTCTGATGGCGATACATTCGGATATCCGATCCGTGGTGCAGGGATGGGTATGTATGAAAGGGGCGTGAAAGCAAAAGCCACCAAAGGTTGTGTAAAGGGAGCGGAGGCCATTCAGCTAAAATTTTCAGGAAAAACGATTGATGTCCTTACGGTTAATGTATACGGCTTCAGCAGGGGAGCAGCAGCAGCACGTAATTTTCTGCATATCGCGAGCAGTACGGCAAAATCTGAAGCCCTCACAGATAAGCAGATTATAGTATACCCGCCTACCTATTACGAGAAATCAGATGCAGAGCCCATGCCTTCGCAATATCTGATCATCAATGAACCAGATTCGCCGCTGCTTAAATATGGGTATTTCGGGGCCTGCCTGCTCAGTAAAAACCTGAAAATTAAAAATATCAGATTTAATTTCGTCGGATTATACGATACGGTAGCTTCTTATGGGGTCAACCATAAAGGAACTTCAATATTCGGTTTCAGCATTGTGGATGATGACTCTAAGCAATTGGGGTTGAATGCCGTAAGGAATGCTTCTTTTGTCCTGCAGCTGGCTTCAGCGGAAGAATACAGGGATAATTTCAGCCTCACGAATATAGATAGTGCCGGGATCAGGGGCTTGCAGCTCACTTTACCCGGCGTGCATTCAGATATTGGCGGCGGTTATGTGGATAATGCAGAAGAAAAGGTTTTGTTGTACGAAGAAATTAACAACAGGACGGAATGTGACCGTTTCAGGGATATTCTGATTGAGGAGGGCTGGTTTCAACCTTCCGAAATATCCGTCGAATCCGGTATTGTTCCTGGCAAGGCCACCATCATCAAGTATAAACTTTGGGGGAAACGAAATGTATCCAATGAGTACGGGAAAGTTTCGCTTCATCATATGTTCCATTATTCCAAGAATTTTGATGTTCAGTATGACGAAAATCTTGTATCCCGTCAGAAAATCAATGATCCTTTTATACAAGGAATAAGCAACAAACTAACCAGTGGATATATTGTTGAGTGTAATAACCTGAGAAACCGATATGTCAGTGATTACAACGCTAATAAAAATCCTTCAGCAGGGCAGTACATTGCTGAATCCGGGCGGTATTCTTACCTCAATTCAAACATTGACGTTCAGGATCTGAAAAAACTCAGGAACCATTATCTCCATTGGTCTGCCAATCTGGATGCCATTGGAATGGGCCCGAGGATATCCGGAGCACGGCCTCTGGCAGAACGCAAAAGATATATACTCAATGGATAA
- a CDS encoding type VI secretion system Vgr family protein: MKTESQDTVKNPSFRPSQNADGISENHHNGINRLVKLSLVVEGQVIRYYKHFRLKQSTRRHHEFTLTLAYDALGNRQTHTLEEANKFLGKRLTAVISYKDIENSPERTFVGVITGVAYSQENMSLGNIVLSGYSPTILLDGAPHIQSFGGAQPVNMSIIANEVIKQGIDMERFDVSIDANDYSQIIYSSQYDETHYNYLARMAEAYGEQFYYDGEVLHFGKLPSQNKPIKLTYGSSASDVKVELKAVHTKPKFYGYNSSRNEKLTSGETPVQHVSDLAKTAYQNNSRIYKTPALKVAPIKASTHVDVEHSQRSAAGSEAVNVFSISGNTTVPFLHPGCVVDVQMRKPDSNETSYFTRVMVTEVSHEIDTIGHYKGSFESIASDTGFLPKPDYTVPKAEPQIATVISNADPEGQGRVQVRFDWQTNDTTHFIRMMSPDAGGTDQITQNRGYVAIPEVGDQVMVNFVHSHPDRPFVMGGMFHGGVGLGGGADNRVKSIQTRSGHRIVFTEDESIIITDKSGNEIQLDTTGSNITITAPETMTFNCKNMNINVGMNMITNVGMNKSDTIMVNYTESVGSMKYLSTGADFMTNVVGKMSHYVKGDMEVYGEKEHKVTSMKGVEVSSQGKVEHHAEKEVQNNSGEKSKNH; the protein is encoded by the coding sequence ATGAAAACAGAATCACAAGATACAGTAAAAAATCCTTCTTTCCGTCCGTCACAGAATGCTGACGGCATTTCGGAAAACCATCACAACGGAATCAACAGGCTGGTAAAGCTCTCCTTAGTGGTTGAGGGACAGGTCATCAGATATTACAAGCATTTCAGACTGAAGCAAAGCACCAGGAGGCACCATGAATTTACCCTTACACTAGCATATGATGCGCTGGGAAACCGCCAGACACATACCCTGGAAGAAGCAAATAAATTCCTTGGAAAGCGACTTACAGCAGTCATTTCCTATAAAGACATTGAAAACAGCCCTGAAAGAACGTTCGTTGGCGTGATTACCGGAGTGGCCTACAGCCAGGAAAACATGAGCCTGGGCAATATTGTGCTTTCAGGTTACAGCCCGACCATTTTACTGGACGGTGCTCCCCATATTCAGAGCTTTGGAGGGGCACAGCCGGTCAATATGAGCATTATTGCCAATGAAGTAATCAAGCAGGGGATTGATATGGAACGGTTTGATGTAAGCATTGATGCTAATGACTATTCACAGATTATCTATAGCAGCCAGTATGACGAAACGCACTACAATTATCTGGCAAGAATGGCGGAAGCCTATGGTGAGCAGTTTTACTATGACGGTGAAGTGCTTCATTTCGGGAAACTTCCTTCTCAGAATAAACCTATCAAACTTACTTATGGCAGTAGTGCCAGTGACGTCAAAGTTGAGCTGAAGGCGGTTCATACCAAACCTAAGTTTTACGGATATAACAGCAGCAGGAATGAAAAGCTTACCTCGGGCGAGACGCCTGTACAGCATGTAAGTGATCTGGCCAAAACCGCCTATCAGAATAACAGCAGGATTTATAAAACACCTGCGCTGAAAGTGGCTCCTATTAAAGCGTCTACCCATGTGGATGTGGAACATTCCCAGCGAAGTGCGGCAGGAAGTGAAGCCGTGAATGTATTTTCAATCTCGGGCAATACCACCGTGCCTTTCCTGCACCCGGGATGTGTCGTGGATGTGCAGATGAGGAAGCCTGATTCCAATGAGACATCCTACTTTACAAGGGTAATGGTTACAGAAGTGTCTCATGAAATAGATACGATCGGTCATTATAAAGGCAGCTTCGAAAGCATTGCTTCAGATACAGGATTCTTACCGAAACCCGATTATACAGTTCCTAAAGCCGAACCGCAGATTGCCACCGTTATTTCCAATGCAGATCCGGAAGGACAGGGCAGGGTTCAGGTACGATTTGACTGGCAGACCAATGATACTACCCACTTCATCAGAATGATGAGCCCTGATGCGGGCGGAACAGATCAGATTACCCAGAACAGGGGATATGTAGCCATTCCGGAAGTAGGAGACCAGGTGATGGTAAACTTTGTCCACAGCCACCCGGACCGGCCATTTGTGATGGGCGGAATGTTCCACGGCGGCGTAGGATTGGGGGGCGGTGCCGATAACCGCGTGAAATCCATCCAGACCAGAAGCGGGCACAGGATCGTGTTCACGGAAGATGAAAGCATCATTATTACAGATAAATCGGGTAACGAGATCCAGCTGGATACTACGGGAAGCAATATTACGATTACCGCACCCGAAACCATGACGTTCAACTGTAAAAACATGAACATCAACGTCGGGATGAATATGATTACCAATGTCGGGATGAATAAATCAGATACCATCATGGTTAATTATACCGAGAGTGTAGGCTCTATGAAATACCTCTCCACCGGTGCTGATTTTATGACCAATGTTGTAGGTAAGATGAGTCACTATGTGAAAGGGGACATGGAAGTTTATGGCGAAAAAGAACATAAAGTGACCAGCATGAAGGGGGTGGAAGTAAGCAGCCAGGGAAAAGTGGAGCACCATGCAGAAAAGGAAGTTCAGAATAACAGTGGAGAGAAATCTAAAAATCACTAG
- a CDS encoding lytic transglycosylase domain-containing protein: protein MNSLRVVFTIMLLWIGSGSVFGQFLSATDTSENSVRRYKTIINANKDIVKFIEYSLVQKGLPRHLRNLALIESSFNTNVISGAGAVGVWQFMTSHANQYGLSEQNRNDLYKSTKTAVVSLSNLYKKYNNWVTVVAAYNCGEGNISKAMQAAGSSQYHIFYKYLPAETINHVNKYLNACYATGELQSVLANYNSSRMNTVFLVNGGSKISRPELAETDINAGFNLKVIADELHVNVDQLLAWNPGINETLQRKGESSFYLPMDLMPDFLMRKNKILSRSIKESSPVSQ, encoded by the coding sequence ATGAACAGTTTAAGAGTAGTTTTCACAATCATGCTGCTTTGGATAGGCTCAGGGTCTGTCTTTGGGCAGTTCCTTTCTGCTACAGATACGTCAGAGAACAGCGTGCGGCGTTACAAGACCATCATCAATGCCAACAAGGATATCGTGAAATTTATAGAGTATTCTCTTGTTCAAAAAGGCCTTCCGCGTCACCTGAGAAATCTGGCGCTCATTGAATCCAGTTTCAATACGAATGTTATTTCCGGAGCCGGTGCAGTTGGCGTATGGCAGTTTATGACCTCTCACGCCAACCAATATGGACTCTCGGAACAGAACCGGAATGATTTGTATAAAAGCACGAAAACAGCGGTTGTCTCCCTATCCAATCTGTACAAAAAATACAATAACTGGGTAACGGTGGTTGCGGCATACAACTGTGGTGAAGGCAATATTTCCAAAGCTATGCAGGCAGCGGGGTCATCACAATACCATATTTTCTATAAATACCTTCCTGCTGAAACCATTAATCACGTCAATAAATATCTTAATGCATGCTATGCGACCGGTGAGCTGCAGAGTGTGCTGGCAAATTACAATTCTTCTAGAATGAATACCGTATTTCTCGTGAACGGCGGAAGTAAAATCAGCCGTCCAGAACTTGCGGAAACAGATATCAATGCAGGATTTAACCTGAAAGTCATTGCAGATGAACTGCACGTTAATGTAGACCAGCTGCTCGCCTGGAATCCGGGAATCAACGAAACCCTTCAGCGTAAAGGAGAAAGCTCCTTTTACCTGCCTATGGATCTCATGCCTGATTTCCTGATGAGAAAAAACAAGATCCTTTCCAGGTCTATAAAGGAAAGCAGTCCGGTATCCCAATAA
- a CDS encoding ATP-dependent Clp protease ATP-binding subunit — protein sequence MGVLVTNETVKQLFHIAQSIARENYNATYGAPHILQALMHKDIGLNEFLKSIDKDPGYFYEWADVRIEDYPKTTHLPDEAGQDETVDHIVEEADDIRLKLGLDEITPVCILTAIVKPQVAFTLQQLKSLPLREHEIFNLYRKDTPFAAGENGEFSSIFSNGSDFSEASFPSIKNYCVDRTAQAKRGELENIIGRDKELRMLVEILCRRTKPNVIIIGEPGVGKTALVEGFAIEINKGNVPEMLKNATLLELDTGALLAGTSYKGEIEDRLKKIINECKKIEKAILFIDEIHTLLDPKGSIGNVANLLKPELARGEITVIGATTQEEYRKIIEPEQAFNRRFEVLTVHEPDEKTCVKMIDVLLDGYKKHHGIEVEKTALPECVRLAKRYAKGKKLPDAAIDLLDRTMAAIMMLDELSEKELDSWKNHYDSLLLETYPDEKDQADELIWTYNLLRDKISPILWGSLSEQPALDNSMPVDQIRKIIDSTYEELIQHASKKREKVDRLELAAVMAAKTNIPIGKIQAQEKEKLLNMESMLLKRVVGQDHALKILSDAIVENRSGLNKPGQPIGSFFLLGPTGTGKTELAKSMAELLFNDEKAMIRFDMSEFKEEHSAALLYGAPPGYVGYEEGGMLVNKIRQQPYTVVLFDEIEKAHHSVFDVFLQIMDEGKVHDKLGKEGDFSNALILFTSNIGSEEIVRQFEEGKIPESSALMQIMSGSGKFRPEFLARITEIIPFAPITESIAERIFNIQLKSLHNSLNRLGITLKISDEAVKNLALGGFSSKYGARQISGVIRAQLARPISKMIVREEVKSGQTIFADWDNEEDKLSWKVEEA from the coding sequence ATGGGAGTACTGGTCACCAACGAAACGGTAAAACAGCTTTTTCATATTGCGCAGTCTATTGCCAGAGAAAATTATAATGCCACGTACGGCGCTCCGCATATCCTTCAGGCTTTGATGCACAAGGATATCGGTTTAAATGAGTTTTTAAAAAGCATAGATAAGGATCCGGGCTATTTTTACGAATGGGCGGATGTGCGTATTGAAGACTATCCTAAAACTACACATCTTCCCGATGAAGCTGGCCAGGATGAGACGGTTGACCATATCGTGGAAGAAGCAGACGATATCCGCCTGAAACTGGGTCTGGATGAAATCACACCCGTATGTATCCTTACGGCCATTGTAAAGCCTCAGGTGGCTTTTACCCTTCAGCAGCTCAAATCACTTCCGCTGCGGGAACATGAAATATTCAACCTGTACCGGAAAGATACACCTTTCGCTGCCGGAGAAAACGGTGAATTTTCTTCTATTTTCTCTAACGGTTCAGATTTTTCCGAAGCATCTTTTCCTTCCATTAAAAATTATTGTGTAGACAGGACAGCTCAGGCTAAAAGAGGAGAACTGGAAAACATCATCGGACGCGATAAGGAATTGAGAATGCTTGTGGAAATCCTTTGCCGCAGAACAAAGCCTAATGTCATCATCATCGGGGAACCCGGAGTGGGGAAAACGGCATTGGTGGAAGGGTTTGCGATAGAAATCAATAAAGGTAATGTTCCGGAGATGCTCAAGAATGCAACCCTGCTTGAACTGGATACAGGTGCATTGCTGGCAGGCACCTCCTATAAGGGCGAAATTGAAGACCGCCTGAAAAAAATCATTAATGAATGTAAAAAAATAGAAAAGGCCATCCTTTTCATCGATGAGATCCATACGCTTCTGGATCCTAAAGGCAGCATAGGCAATGTAGCCAACCTTCTGAAGCCTGAACTGGCAAGAGGTGAGATCACCGTTATCGGAGCCACCACCCAGGAAGAATACAGGAAAATCATTGAGCCGGAACAGGCATTTAACAGGCGTTTTGAAGTCCTTACCGTTCATGAACCGGATGAAAAAACCTGTGTTAAGATGATTGACGTTCTGCTGGACGGATATAAAAAGCACCACGGAATAGAAGTGGAAAAAACAGCCCTTCCAGAATGTGTTCGCCTGGCAAAAAGATATGCTAAAGGTAAAAAGCTTCCGGATGCAGCCATTGACCTGCTCGACAGAACTATGGCAGCCATAATGATGCTTGACGAGCTTTCTGAAAAAGAACTGGACAGCTGGAAGAACCATTATGACAGTCTTCTTCTGGAAACGTATCCCGATGAGAAGGATCAGGCAGATGAACTGATCTGGACGTACAACCTGTTGAGAGACAAGATCAGCCCGATCCTTTGGGGATCTTTAAGTGAACAGCCTGCACTGGACAATTCAATGCCGGTGGATCAGATCAGGAAAATTATTGACAGCACATACGAAGAGCTCATTCAGCATGCTTCAAAAAAGAGAGAAAAAGTAGACCGGCTGGAACTGGCTGCCGTTATGGCGGCCAAAACCAATATCCCGATCGGAAAAATACAGGCCCAGGAAAAGGAAAAGCTCCTCAATATGGAGTCCATGCTCCTGAAAAGAGTCGTGGGCCAGGATCATGCCCTGAAAATCCTTTCCGATGCGATAGTTGAAAACCGGAGCGGCCTCAATAAACCCGGACAGCCCATTGGTTCATTTTTTCTTCTCGGACCTACGGGAACCGGAAAAACAGAGCTGGCAAAGTCGATGGCAGAACTGCTTTTCAATGATGAGAAAGCGATGATCCGTTTTGATATGTCTGAATTTAAAGAAGAACATTCAGCAGCATTGCTTTACGGGGCGCCTCCGGGATATGTAGGATATGAGGAAGGAGGAATGCTGGTCAATAAAATAAGGCAGCAGCCTTATACGGTAGTGCTGTTTGACGAAATTGAAAAAGCACACCATTCTGTTTTTGATGTGTTTTTACAGATCATGGATGAAGGAAAAGTACATGATAAGCTCGGTAAGGAGGGGGATTTCAGCAATGCGCTGATCCTGTTTACATCCAATATCGGGAGTGAGGAAATTGTACGTCAGTTTGAGGAAGGCAAAATTCCGGAATCTTCAGCACTGATGCAGATTATGTCAGGTTCCGGTAAATTCAGGCCTGAGTTTCTGGCGAGGATTACAGAGATCATTCCGTTTGCGCCGATCACGGAATCCATTGCGGAAAGGATTTTCAATATCCAGCTGAAGTCTCTGCATAACTCATTAAACCGCCTGGGTATTACCTTGAAAATTTCTGATGAAGCGGTGAAAAACCTTGCACTGGGAGGCTTTAGCAGCAAATACGGTGCACGGCAGATCTCCGGAGTGATCAGGGCACAGCTTGCCAGGCCGATATCAAAGATGATCGTAAGGGAAGAAGTGAAATCCGGGCAGACCATCTTTGCAGACTGGGATAACGAAGAAGACAAGTTAAGCTGGAAAGTAGAAGAAGCGTAA